The sequence GCGGAGCAAATCGGTGCGGACAGACGTTGGACATCGCCACCGCCTCGCCCGATTCCGTGCGATATATCAATACATGCTCACCGACCAATTTTCTGCCGAGAAGCTTCGCGTCATCAAGCTCATGCGAGAAGCCCGCACAATACCAAACATTCTTCAGAAACGCCATTTGCTTTGTCCTCTCCTCTATTTTAGACCGCCGCATTTGCTGCGGCGCGGCAATGGATTTAAACGATTGCCAATGGCGGCATATTTAATCTAACTGCGTTAGATTGTAAAGGTGAAATGATGGCTAGAAGGACCGATATCGTTCTTTCCCAGGACATGATCTGCGTTGCGGCGTTGGAGATTATCGGGGAATCCGGGCTCGACCGGCTGACCATGCGCTCGCTGGCGCGCAAGCTCGAAATCCAGGCCGCGTCCCTTTACGCGCATTACCGCGACAAATCGGAATTGATGTCCGATCTGGCGGCGCGCTATTTCCTCGAGGCATGCGATGCGGTTTATGACTGGAGCTCGCCGGGCGACTGGTTGATGAAATTTGGATCGGCGCTGTACAGCGTGTTGCGGGAAAGGCGCGATGCAGCTCGCCTGTTTGCCCAGTCCCAGCCGCCCGTACATTCTCATGAGGTGACGGCGGAAAACGCTTCGTCGGCGCTGACCGCTTCGGGCTGG comes from Sphingorhabdus sp. YGSMI21 and encodes:
- a CDS encoding TetR family transcriptional regulator translates to MMARRTDIVLSQDMICVAALEIIGESGLDRLTMRSLARKLEIQAASLYAHYRDKSELMSDLAARYFLEACDAVYDWSSPGDWLMKFGSALYSVLRERRDAARLFAQSQPPVHSHEVTAENASSALTASGWSVNRAVEMQAAVIALAIGMALDHSHEGTSAYLERFFDLDEAFQTALSALVSGLLDKPVTAMDTPEAKTP